One Burkholderia pyrrocinia DNA segment encodes these proteins:
- a CDS encoding acyl-CoA dehydrogenase family protein: protein MDLALTDEQAMIRDAAADVLAERSASADVRRALEQSAGRDDALWAALAGELGWNALALPEAAGGLGLGAVEQTVLMEQLGRRVACVPYFSTACLAATALAGCDTPLATGWLAKIAEGACSATLALPFDWPFGEPSGARVGRPYGGPGDNAFGASFGDSFDEPASARQLPFIAEETAAGFALSGVAAQVLDGARADLLLVPARIANEGQSVGLFAIDMTVGAAGAAVTPLDTLDATRPIARVTFDETRVSRDALLAGRDAARVLERTAWFAALALAAEQLGGAQQCLDLTLDYTSQRVQFGRAIASFQAVKHRCAQMMVLIESARSAVLGAAHAWDAQAGATPGAALRADIAAAKAAANDAYAFCAQEAIQLHGGVGFTWEYDPHLYFKRAQASGAQFGSTPQLLEWIASHAIDGGAADRDDAPAAALVPVAAARPSAARSGALQ from the coding sequence ATGGATCTGGCGCTCACCGACGAACAGGCGATGATCCGCGACGCGGCGGCCGACGTGCTCGCGGAACGCAGCGCGTCCGCAGACGTGCGCCGCGCACTCGAGCAATCGGCCGGCCGCGACGACGCGTTGTGGGCCGCGCTCGCGGGCGAGCTCGGCTGGAACGCGCTCGCGCTGCCGGAGGCAGCGGGCGGGCTCGGGCTCGGCGCGGTCGAGCAGACGGTGCTGATGGAACAGCTCGGCCGGCGCGTCGCGTGCGTGCCGTATTTTTCGACCGCGTGCCTCGCGGCGACCGCGCTGGCCGGCTGCGACACGCCGCTGGCAACCGGCTGGCTCGCGAAGATCGCCGAAGGCGCGTGCAGCGCGACGCTGGCGCTGCCATTCGACTGGCCGTTCGGCGAGCCAAGTGGCGCGCGGGTCGGCCGGCCATATGGCGGGCCGGGTGACAACGCGTTCGGCGCATCGTTCGGCGACTCGTTCGACGAACCGGCCAGTGCGCGACAGCTTCCGTTCATCGCGGAAGAAACCGCGGCTGGCTTCGCGTTGTCGGGCGTCGCAGCACAAGTGCTCGACGGCGCGCGCGCCGACCTGCTGCTGGTTCCGGCGCGGATCGCGAACGAAGGGCAGTCGGTCGGCCTGTTCGCGATCGACATGACCGTCGGCGCAGCCGGCGCTGCGGTGACGCCGCTCGACACGCTCGACGCGACGCGGCCGATCGCGCGCGTGACGTTCGACGAAACCCGCGTAAGTCGCGATGCGCTGCTGGCCGGCCGCGACGCCGCCCGGGTGCTCGAACGCACCGCATGGTTCGCGGCGCTCGCGCTGGCCGCCGAACAGCTCGGCGGCGCACAGCAATGCCTCGACCTGACGCTCGACTACACGAGCCAGCGTGTGCAGTTCGGCCGCGCGATCGCGTCGTTCCAGGCTGTCAAGCACCGCTGCGCGCAGATGATGGTGCTGATCGAATCGGCGCGCTCGGCCGTGCTCGGCGCCGCGCATGCGTGGGATGCGCAAGCCGGCGCGACACCGGGCGCCGCGCTGCGCGCGGACATCGCAGCCGCAAAGGCCGCCGCGAACGACGCGTATGCGTTCTGCGCACAGGAAGCGATCCAGTTGCACGGCGGCGTCGGTTTTACGTGGGAATACGACCCGCATCTCTACTTCAAGCGCGCGCAGGCGTCGGGCGCGCAGTTCGGCAGCACGCCGCAACTGCTCGAATGGATCGCATCCCATGCGATCGACGGCGGCGCGGCGGACCGCGACGATGCGCCCGCAGCCGCGCTTGTGCCGGTGGCGGCGGCCCGCCCGTCGGCCGCGCGCTCAGGAGCACTTCAATGA
- a CDS encoding SDR family oxidoreductase, which yields MGICNGRTVVITGAGGGLGREYALAFAAEGAAVVVNDIRHDAAQAVCDEIAQRGGRALANSDDITQVDTAQRIVDAAREAFGDVHVLVNNAGICRDKMFTSMTEQDWDDVMRVHLRGHFCLSSVLARVWRDAAKAGHAVDARIVNTSSGAGLQGSIGQSNYGAAKAGIAALTLMQAAELQRYGVRVNALAPAARTSMTEGVFADMMKKPEDGGFDYFDPANVAPLVVWLGSALSADVTGQVFEVAGGMIAVAEGWRTGPRVDRGARWAAAEVGPAVAQLLADARPAQRVYGS from the coding sequence ATGGGAATCTGTAACGGACGCACCGTCGTCATCACCGGCGCGGGCGGCGGGCTCGGGCGCGAATACGCGCTCGCGTTCGCGGCCGAAGGCGCGGCGGTCGTCGTCAACGACATCCGGCACGACGCCGCACAGGCCGTGTGCGACGAGATCGCACAACGTGGCGGGCGCGCGCTCGCGAATTCGGACGACATCACGCAGGTCGACACCGCGCAGCGGATCGTCGATGCAGCGCGCGAAGCGTTCGGCGACGTGCACGTGCTCGTCAACAACGCGGGCATCTGCCGCGACAAGATGTTCACCAGCATGACCGAGCAGGACTGGGACGACGTGATGCGCGTGCACCTGCGCGGCCACTTCTGCCTGTCGAGCGTGCTGGCGCGCGTGTGGCGCGATGCCGCGAAGGCCGGCCACGCGGTCGACGCGCGGATCGTCAACACGAGTTCGGGCGCCGGGCTGCAAGGCTCGATCGGCCAGTCGAACTACGGCGCGGCGAAGGCCGGGATCGCCGCGCTCACGCTGATGCAGGCGGCCGAACTGCAGCGCTACGGCGTGCGCGTGAACGCGCTCGCGCCGGCCGCGCGCACGTCGATGACCGAAGGCGTGTTCGCCGACATGATGAAGAAGCCCGAGGACGGCGGCTTCGACTATTTCGATCCGGCCAACGTCGCGCCGCTGGTCGTGTGGCTCGGCAGCGCGCTGTCGGCCGACGTGACGGGCCAGGTGTTCGAGGTCGCGGGCGGGATGATCGCGGTCGCGGAAGGCTGGCGCACGGGCCCGCGCGTCGATCGCGGCGCGCGCTGGGCGGCGGCCGAGGTCGGCCCGGCGGTCGCCCAGTTGCTCGCCGATGCGCGCCCCGCGCAGCGCGTGTACGGGAGCTGA